The window TTTGCGGTGAGTGAAATTACAAAACCAATAACAACTACCCATTTAATATTCTTAATCAATTCTTCATGTTCTTGATACAGCCCTTTCATATCTCCCCATAAAAATGCAGATTTAGGCCCAAATAAATCAATGAATTGATGTGGCGTTAATCGCATAAAAGAATAATTCCATCTGGTAAAGGTGAATACTAATACAAGAGCAGTCATGGTAGCTACGCATAAGCCTATGGCGTCTATCATCGATTTCATTTGAAAGGATGTAATTTTTCTCTTTACTTTCGACAAGTTCAACATTACTAGAAAATATATTGAAAAAGTAAATAATACTATAACTATACTTGAAACTGTCTTTACACCTATTGTTCTTTCAATTTGAGGTTCTATTTCATCTGAAAAAACTAGAGACCATGTTCTTTCTTCAGCGAATATTTCAACTCCTATCATCTGCTTACTTCTGTTGAAAGCGACTGATGCTATTCTATCTCTTTCCCATGTTTCCCTTTCCTTTCTTAAATCTTTTAATTCAATAATCACAATATCAATACAATGATTTTTAGTATTTGGATCATTTAACACTTTATTTTTATCTATAGTTTCGTAAAACCTGTTATCTTCAAGCTTTACTCTGTAGACTATTGCTGTTGGAAAATTAAGGAGGTCTTTATTTTTTTCGAACACTCTTGCAATTCTTAAAAAATTATCTTTATTAAGTGTAAATGGTGTTTTATAGGTTTTATCGATTCCAGATTGTAATTTTAAATTTGTCTGAGAAAAAATAAGGCTGGTATCAAGCAAAATAAACAAAGCAATAAAAATTATGGTTATTGTAGTAGCACTATATTTCATAGTTTTATGTCTATTATTTACTGATTAGTGCGGAATTTACATCCCTGTTGCTGGCTTAAATAAAAAAAATGACAGATTTATTTTCACTCTATCCACAGCCATCCTCTTTCTCATGACTGGCATTCTGCGATGACACTGGAAAAAGATACGCTCGAATCTCCTGAACAAACACCGTAAAAAAAGGGGACAGATTTATTTTAGCAACGCTGATTAAAAATTTGAAAAAAATCAAGCCCCCTTTATACACTCCCAAGATAAACGACTTAGCACCTCAACCACACCACATCACTTCTTCAAAGAAACCTTCCCCATATTGACAGACATCCCGTCCGCATTGGCATGAGTCGTCAACTTCCCGGTATTCAAATCCATAACATTATAAAACTGATACCCGCTTTCTTCTTTCCAGGAGATGAAGAGAACACCGTCAGCAATCTTACTGGACAGATACGGATTATCTCCAGTACTCGGCCCTTCAAAGCTTCCTTTAACCAACTTCCAATGCAGCGATTTATCCGATGTTATTGTGATGTCATACGCATACTCGCCATAATCAAACAGATACGTTTTTCCGACAATATCCGGCGTAATATTTTCTCCCTTGCTCTCCTCCGCAATGAGATTCGTTGTCAGCAACAAAAGCAACATAGCCATTACTGCTACTCTTCTCATAATACCTTTCATTGTATACCTCGTGTGTTCATAGTTCCCCTGTAAAATCCCACCCATATTTCATTCTTATCAAAGAAATACAACAAGTAGCATGGAACAGAAAACGAGTAAACAAAAAAATCATTTCCCCCCGTAGCAGCCCTGCCCAGGCAGGTATCATCCTGTCAAGCCACACGTTCTTCTATTGACTTTCTTTCTATACCATGCTTTTACAATAAGGTAGTCGGTTACATTCTGGTACCACACGACTCTCTGGACAGCAATCTTCCCTTCCGTCCTCTGGGCGGTAACCTACAACCCGAAAAAACCATGCGTATCCTCAAACGCATCCTGAAACTCAGCCTCCTGACGCTCCTCCTTACCACCTGCGCTCTGGTAGTGATCCGCTACTTCTTTGCTGACCAGCTCATCACAGCAGCTCTCCAGCGGGCCGGGGCCACAGAGGCATCTGTTCATCTCGCGGCTCTAGGAACAGATCAGCTCCGCTTTGATTTTCTCAACGCAGCCTTTCCCCTGGAAAACGACACCACCCTCCATATCCAGACAAAGCAGATCAGCCTGCAATATGATCTACAACGGCTCCTGCACAATAAAAAATGTGACCTGCTGACCATAGAGGAAGTAGCACTGCGCCAGAAGGGCGAAAGCAAGAGTACGCCCTCCCCTTCCCTCCAGCTTCCCGAAAAAATCACCCTGCTTGAGGACAGCATACGCGCCCGTTTGCCCATAGATCGAATTCGCTTGGAAAAGATTCTTCTCCGGGAGAATTTCCCGGCTCAAGTCAAAGAGCGCAACCTCCGCCTGACCGCCTCTATCAACGAGACAGCATTGCAGGCCCAAGCCATTCTTCAGGTCGATCAACAAACACAGCTCTTTCTGGATTTCCGCAGCCCGGATGCCCATCATGGCACCGCCGAGCTGATCGGCAAGCAAGGCGAGGAAGAAATCCTGCGGACCACAATCACTCTCCAACCGGACAGATTAGCTGGCAAGGTTAGCCTGCTGCTCCAGCCTATTAACGAACTCTTTCTTCGTCCCTTGACAGCAGAGAGGAATATCCCTGTACCGGAAGGCACCCTGGACGGTTCCTTCTCCTTACCGCTCCCTCTCACACCTGATGCTACACTCCAGGCAAACCTGACTCTAAGGGACAGCAACAAGCATCAGATCCACCTGGAGGCCAGCGGCACCCCTGATACCCGGCAAGCCAGCCTGCTGCTCTTCGGGAAAAAAGGCAAGCTGGAATTCCTGAATACCGACCTCGCTATGCAGGATCAGCGCATCAAGGGCAGCTACTCCTTGCACTGCGATCAGCTGCGCAGCTTCCTTGCCCCCTATTTTCCGCAAGCCCTGCCTGCTATCAAAGGCACATTTTCCGGCACAGTGGATCTTCCTCTGCCGGGAAATCAGGACAAGGAATTCAAGGCAACGGTCGCAGCCTCCGCGCTCGCCCTGCCCTCCCTTACCGCCTCGTCCGCGCAGATTTCGGTCACAGGCAAGCTGAATGGCAATGACGTGCATTTTGATCGGGATTCGACCTTTCACGGCAGTAAATTGACCCTAGGGGGAACCACCATCGAGGAGTGCAGCCTTGATCTGGCCGGGGATTTCTCCCGCAAGGGCGATCAGCTCCTGCTCGACTTTGCAAACAAGCAGAAGATCCACGTCAAGGGACTGAAGGCCGGTTCCACCCATATTCAGGAAATCCTCCTCCAAACGCCGGAGCGACTGCGTTTTGATTGTAACAAGACGACATGGTCCTTTGCCAAGAACACCCTGCAGGCGGCACCACTTGCCATCACAGTTGGCTCTGTGGATATCAAAACCGGTCCTCTGCAATGCTCCTTCTCTGCCCTTCGCAGCACCAATGCCGGGCCGGAGATCATGACCACACTCAGCAGTCCGAGCCTGATCATCACCACCCCGCAGGCTGAAGTTCCTCTGAAAGATGTTGCCGGGAATTTTCGCCTCCAAAAGCATATCATCAGTAGCAAGCTGCAAGCCAATCCAGAGCATATTCCCGGCAAAATACAGGCAGAGGTGGAACACAGCCTGACGCGCGCAGAAGGGTTCTTTACTCTGCGCACCGACAAAGCACTGGATTTGAATGAGGAAGGTATCACCCTGGCGGGCCTGCTCAACACATGGCAGTTTCCCTTTGATCTGGACAAGGGATCAGTTCACCTGGAAACCAGAGGAGAGTGGCAAAGAAGTCATCCCTTCCAACTCACCCTGCTTGCAAATGTTAAGGAGGGAAGTGGGTATTTTCAGAAAGTTCTCTTTGAAAACCTCAATACCCAGCAGGACCTTATTCTTCTCCCTGAATTAGGCTCACAGAGGGAAGGGAAGATATCTGTCGAACGAGTCATCGGTGGCCTTGATGTTCATAAACTGAGCGCCAAAACGGCTCTTCTCTCTAGCAAGAAAGGTCAGCAGCCCGTCGTGCAACTGAGAAAATTGCAAGCAGGACTCCTCCAGGGCACAGTAAGCAGTCCAGAAATACGCTATGATCTGAACACTCAGCAAAGTAACTTTACCGTGAACGTCAGCAGCGTGGATCTGGCCACTATAGTCGAGCTGATGAAGGTAAAAGATATGCACGCCACCGGCAAGATCAGCGGGAAAATCCCGGTCTCTATCGATGATAAGAAGGTTTCTGTGGAGAAGGGGGAACTGTATAACGACCCACCAGGCGGAGAAATCAACTATACGGCCCCGGATGCACATCTCACTGGACTTCCAGAATATGCCATCAAGGCTATCAGGGATTTTCGCTATACCTCATTGAAAAGTACAGCCCAGTATGCCCCATCCGGGCAGCTTGATCTGGCAGTGGGTCTGCAAGGAATCAGCCCTGAATTGGACAAGAACCGTGAGGTTCATTTAAATATTAATATCGAACAGAACCTGAACACCTTGCTCCAGGGATTACGGTACAGCAAAGGACTGAGCGAAAAGATAGATAAACGAGTGCAGCAGCGATACAGGTGAGGTACAATAGAGGCAAAGTGCATAAAAAAGTGCATAACAAAATGCCTTATTATCGCGGACTCACTTAATCCCATGCTCCAATGGAGGACATCATGACCAAGCTGCTGGTTCCTTGTTTTCTCGGAATCCTCTCCCTGTTTATCTTTGCCTGCACCCCCAAGGTGGAGGTGGCTGCACCTTCCGAACCCATCACCATCAACCTCAACGTGAAGATACAGCACGAGATTCTGGTCAAGGTGGATAAAGAACTGGATAATCTGTTCAAAGAAGAGAAAGGGCTGTTCTGAGCAGCCACCGTCATTGCGCACATGTCTTTTACAGGAGATACATCATGAAGAACACAATCACGCTTTTTCTTGTCTGCCTTTCCGCTCTGCTCCTCTGGCAACCGCTTTTTGCTTTAGAGCTATCAGATGCCAAGGCCCAAGGGCTTGTCGGCGAAACCCCTACTGGCTACCTGGATGTTGTCAAAGCCAGCCCAGATGCTCAGCAACTAATCAAGGATATCAATGCAAAGCGGAAAACGCATTATCAGGAGATTGCGAAGAAGAACAAAACTCCTCTCAGTGCCGTAGAGAAATTAGCTGGTCAGAAGGCGATGGAAAAGACCCCGGCTGGGCAGTATGTCAAGGTCGGGGGGAAGTGGCAAAAGAAGTGAGGGGAATTTCCTATCCCTCCCCAAGGGGAGGGATATTTGCTCTCCATTCCGCCCTTCAGGGCGGAATAAAAAAATATGCAGCCTGTGCTCTCTAATTTTTAAGAACCTGGCGTAACCAGTCAAAGCCGA is drawn from Candidatus Electrothrix aestuarii and contains these coding sequences:
- a CDS encoding YdbH domain-containing protein, with protein sequence MRILKRILKLSLLTLLLTTCALVVIRYFFADQLITAALQRAGATEASVHLAALGTDQLRFDFLNAAFPLENDTTLHIQTKQISLQYDLQRLLHNKKCDLLTIEEVALRQKGESKSTPSPSLQLPEKITLLEDSIRARLPIDRIRLEKILLRENFPAQVKERNLRLTASINETALQAQAILQVDQQTQLFLDFRSPDAHHGTAELIGKQGEEEILRTTITLQPDRLAGKVSLLLQPINELFLRPLTAERNIPVPEGTLDGSFSLPLPLTPDATLQANLTLRDSNKHQIHLEASGTPDTRQASLLLFGKKGKLEFLNTDLAMQDQRIKGSYSLHCDQLRSFLAPYFPQALPAIKGTFSGTVDLPLPGNQDKEFKATVAASALALPSLTASSAQISVTGKLNGNDVHFDRDSTFHGSKLTLGGTTIEECSLDLAGDFSRKGDQLLLDFANKQKIHVKGLKAGSTHIQEILLQTPERLRFDCNKTTWSFAKNTLQAAPLAITVGSVDIKTGPLQCSFSALRSTNAGPEIMTTLSSPSLIITTPQAEVPLKDVAGNFRLQKHIISSKLQANPEHIPGKIQAEVEHSLTRAEGFFTLRTDKALDLNEEGITLAGLLNTWQFPFDLDKGSVHLETRGEWQRSHPFQLTLLANVKEGSGYFQKVLFENLNTQQDLILLPELGSQREGKISVERVIGGLDVHKLSAKTALLSSKKGQQPVVQLRKLQAGLLQGTVSSPEIRYDLNTQQSNFTVNVSSVDLATIVELMKVKDMHATGKISGKIPVSIDDKKVSVEKGELYNDPPGGEINYTAPDAHLTGLPEYAIKAIRDFRYTSLKSTAQYAPSGQLDLAVGLQGISPELDKNREVHLNINIEQNLNTLLQGLRYSKGLSEKIDKRVQQRYR
- a CDS encoding YnbE family lipoprotein, which codes for MTKLLVPCFLGILSLFIFACTPKVEVAAPSEPITINLNVKIQHEILVKVDKELDNLFKEEKGLF
- a CDS encoding YdbL family protein, which codes for MKNTITLFLVCLSALLLWQPLFALELSDAKAQGLVGETPTGYLDVVKASPDAQQLIKDINAKRKTHYQEIAKKNKTPLSAVEKLAGQKAMEKTPAGQYVKVGGKWQKK